A single window of Marinobacter sp. LA51 DNA harbors:
- a CDS encoding HD-GYP domain-containing protein, translated as MGKTHKEIVETRVHVSELVLGMHVVRLDRAWEETDFMLQGFVIRDPQEIHSLQTQCDFVFIEGRLDTVSQHSAHPTRSASKPKSSGFMGMFKSASKKQPAQNEPVKKMAPRKRVTYINKVDVGTEMPFAAVKFEDAQKTAKSIMSGLRVGRALDLNNARTVVNSCVESVLRNENALLLLTKIKHQDEYTAEHCINVSILSAAFGKHLGLLEGEIRTLALCGLLHDVGKTRIPDAVLNKPGALTPEEFKLMRTHTTHGRAILMGTSNSLATAVDVAYSHHERMDGEGYPRGLESQQIPYFAKIVGLVDTYDAVTSDRVYDKGRASMQALDVIHKHRGTQFDKELAEAFIQMIGIYPPGSIVEMLNGEVGIVVESHPKHKLKPKVLMVRDANRVELAPYQHLDLMKSPKDSTGATYQIAKEVPDGAYGIVLQDFVDQGLIMSAPIPETSEEPWND; from the coding sequence ATGGGCAAAACCCACAAAGAAATCGTTGAAACCCGAGTCCACGTCTCTGAACTGGTGCTGGGCATGCACGTTGTGCGTCTGGACCGGGCCTGGGAAGAAACGGATTTTATGCTGCAGGGCTTTGTGATCCGCGATCCCCAGGAGATTCATTCCCTGCAGACCCAGTGTGACTTCGTCTTTATCGAAGGCCGGCTGGACACCGTCTCGCAGCACTCAGCGCACCCGACCCGATCCGCGTCCAAACCGAAATCGTCGGGCTTCATGGGCATGTTCAAAAGCGCTTCCAAAAAACAGCCCGCGCAGAACGAGCCAGTCAAGAAGATGGCTCCTCGAAAACGAGTCACCTACATCAACAAAGTCGATGTAGGCACCGAAATGCCGTTCGCGGCGGTCAAGTTCGAAGACGCCCAGAAAACCGCCAAGTCAATCATGTCGGGTTTACGGGTGGGCCGAGCACTGGACCTGAACAATGCCCGCACGGTGGTGAACAGCTGCGTTGAAAGCGTTCTACGCAACGAAAACGCCCTGCTACTGCTCACCAAGATCAAACATCAGGACGAATACACCGCTGAGCACTGCATCAACGTCTCGATCCTGTCGGCGGCATTCGGCAAGCATCTGGGGCTACTGGAAGGCGAGATTCGCACACTGGCCCTGTGCGGTTTGCTGCACGACGTCGGCAAGACCCGAATTCCGGATGCGGTGCTGAACAAACCCGGAGCGCTCACTCCAGAAGAGTTCAAGCTCATGCGGACCCACACCACCCACGGCCGCGCCATCCTGATGGGCACCAGCAATTCGTTGGCCACCGCAGTGGACGTTGCCTACAGTCATCATGAGCGAATGGATGGTGAAGGCTACCCAAGGGGCCTTGAGTCCCAGCAGATCCCCTACTTTGCCAAGATCGTGGGTCTGGTCGACACCTACGACGCCGTCACCAGTGACCGGGTTTATGACAAAGGCCGGGCGTCCATGCAGGCGCTTGATGTAATTCACAAGCATCGGGGCACCCAGTTCGACAAGGAACTGGCGGAAGCCTTCATCCAGATGATTGGCATCTACCCGCCGGGCTCGATCGTGGAAATGCTCAACGGCGAGGTCGGGATCGTGGTCGAGAGTCACCCCAAGCACAAACTCAAGCCCAAGGTGCTGATGGTGCGCGATGCCAATCGCGTGGAGCTGGCGCCGTACCAGCATCTGGACCTGATGAAGTCACCAAAGGATTCAACCGGCGCAACCTACCAGATTGCAAAGGAAGTGCCGGATGGCGCCTACGGCATCGTACTGCAGGACTTTGTCGATCAGGGGCTGATCATGTCAGCCCCGATTCCCGAAACTTCAGAAGAACCCTGGAACGATTAG
- a CDS encoding MFS transporter — translation MRNIDVNDVVDNATFNKFHWKVLFWCTLIIIFDGYDLVIYGVVLPLLMDQWGLNPYVAGLLGSSALFGMMFGAMSFGMLSDKLGRKKTIIMCVVLFSVTTVINGFATTPWEFGILRFIAGLGIGGVMPNVVSLMSEYSPKKSRSTLVALMFSGYAVGGMMSAGLGIWIVPNFGWEIMFYLAIVPMLMLPFMLKFLPESVAFLMAQKREGEARSILQRVAPDRNITERDVLIVPPTTESKAPVLELFRDGRAMSTMMFWTAFFCCLLMVYALGSWLPKLMSSAGYALSSSLMFLMVLNVGAIVGAVGGGWLADRFSLRSVLVSFFLLGSSSLILLGYESPMWFLYTLMGIAGATTIGSQILLYAYVAQYYPTSIRSTGLGWASGIGRNGAIVGPMLGGTLLAMALPHQMNFLALAIPGAIATVAIALVDRKGLSREPRAQVGPVAAASTN, via the coding sequence ATGAGAAACATCGATGTAAACGACGTTGTTGATAACGCAACGTTCAATAAATTTCACTGGAAGGTACTCTTCTGGTGCACCCTGATTATCATTTTCGACGGCTATGATCTGGTGATTTACGGCGTCGTTCTTCCGCTCCTGATGGATCAGTGGGGCTTGAACCCTTACGTGGCCGGCCTGCTTGGCAGCAGCGCACTGTTTGGCATGATGTTCGGGGCTATGAGTTTTGGCATGCTCTCGGACAAACTGGGGCGCAAGAAAACGATCATCATGTGCGTGGTGCTGTTCAGTGTGACCACCGTGATCAACGGGTTTGCGACCACACCTTGGGAGTTCGGCATTCTTCGCTTTATTGCCGGCTTGGGTATCGGCGGTGTGATGCCTAACGTGGTATCGCTGATGAGCGAGTACTCCCCCAAGAAAAGCCGAAGCACCCTGGTAGCACTGATGTTTTCGGGGTATGCAGTGGGCGGCATGATGTCAGCAGGGCTTGGCATCTGGATCGTGCCCAACTTTGGCTGGGAGATTATGTTTTATCTGGCCATCGTGCCCATGTTGATGCTGCCGTTCATGCTGAAATTCCTGCCGGAGTCGGTGGCCTTCCTGATGGCCCAGAAACGCGAAGGCGAAGCCCGGTCGATTCTGCAACGTGTTGCGCCGGACAGAAACATCACTGAGCGCGACGTGTTGATCGTGCCGCCGACCACAGAAAGCAAAGCGCCGGTGCTGGAGCTGTTTCGCGACGGCCGGGCCATGAGCACGATGATGTTCTGGACGGCATTCTTCTGCTGCTTGCTGATGGTCTATGCCCTGGGTTCCTGGTTGCCGAAACTGATGTCTTCAGCCGGATACGCCCTGAGCTCCAGCCTGATGTTCCTGATGGTGCTGAATGTTGGTGCGATTGTCGGTGCCGTGGGCGGCGGTTGGCTGGCGGACCGATTCTCCCTCCGGTCAGTACTGGTTAGCTTCTTCCTGCTGGGTTCCAGCTCGCTGATCCTGTTGGGCTATGAGAGCCCCATGTGGTTCCTGTACACCCTTATGGGTATTGCCGGCGCGACCACCATTGGCTCACAGATTCTGCTGTACGCTTACGTGGCCCAATATTACCCGACCAGTATTCGTTCCACTGGCCTGGGCTGGGCCTCAGGCATCGGTCGCAATGGCGCGATTGTTGGGCCAATGCTCGGCGGTACCCTGCTGGCAATGGCGCTGCCGCATCAAATGAATTTCCTGGCGCTGGCGATTCCCGGGGCCATTGCCACTGTTGCCATTGCATTGGTAGACCGGAAGGGCTTGTCGCGTGAGCCCCGCGCGCAAGTTGGGCCAGTAGCTGCAGCGTCCACTAACTGA
- a CDS encoding ribonuclease J — MTPDHNDLWFLPLGGTGEIGMNLNLYGHDGQWLMVDCGVTFPKPGRVSADGTVHHRGEPPVQMADPAFIADRRAQLAGLIITHAHEDHVGAVPYLWPLLQCPIYTSRFTAEILRRKLAEFDLAHRVPIIVVETGERRQVGPFNVQWLALTHSIPDPNALMIRTGIGNIFHSGDWKLDDHPLVGHGYSRETFTDLASEGVDAMVCDSTNATVAGHSISEAALHQGLLEAVRGAPGRVVVTCFGSNIARLHTLGLIARETGRYMGLLGRSLINMSGAARAAGIWDQADKLINPSHLGYLPKGEVLAVATGSQGEPRTALRRLAMGSHPDFELEAGDTVIFSARAIPGNEEAIEALIDRLRAMGVTVITAEQSAVPIHASGHPAQEELQAMYQWVRPKIAIPVHGEGEHMDAHAQLAKGVGVSKTLVGRNGDLFMIRPVPGMRRQIAETGRLGWDKQELVRVE, encoded by the coding sequence ATGACTCCGGACCATAATGACCTCTGGTTCCTGCCGCTAGGCGGAACTGGCGAGATCGGAATGAATCTCAATCTTTACGGTCACGATGGGCAATGGCTGATGGTGGATTGTGGCGTGACCTTCCCAAAGCCCGGCCGGGTGTCAGCGGATGGCACCGTCCACCACCGTGGCGAGCCTCCGGTGCAGATGGCTGACCCGGCCTTTATTGCCGACCGCCGGGCACAGCTGGCAGGACTGATCATTACCCACGCTCATGAAGATCACGTCGGCGCCGTGCCTTATCTCTGGCCGTTGCTGCAATGCCCGATCTACACCAGTCGCTTCACGGCCGAGATCCTTCGGAGAAAGCTGGCGGAATTTGATCTGGCTCATCGGGTTCCTATCATTGTGGTGGAGACCGGCGAACGCCGGCAGGTAGGCCCGTTCAACGTTCAGTGGCTGGCCTTGACCCACTCTATTCCAGACCCCAATGCCCTGATGATTCGCACCGGCATCGGCAACATCTTCCACAGTGGCGACTGGAAACTGGACGACCATCCCCTGGTGGGCCATGGCTACTCCCGCGAGACGTTTACCGATCTGGCGAGCGAGGGCGTGGATGCCATGGTCTGCGATTCCACCAACGCCACGGTGGCCGGGCATTCCATTTCCGAGGCGGCGCTGCACCAGGGCTTGCTGGAGGCGGTCCGGGGCGCCCCGGGGCGAGTGGTGGTGACCTGCTTTGGCAGCAACATTGCCCGCCTGCATACCCTTGGCCTGATTGCCCGGGAAACCGGGCGTTACATGGGGCTGCTCGGGCGTTCGCTGATCAACATGAGTGGGGCCGCACGGGCCGCAGGTATCTGGGATCAGGCTGACAAGCTGATCAACCCTTCGCACCTTGGCTACCTGCCAAAGGGCGAGGTTCTGGCCGTGGCCACTGGCAGCCAGGGTGAGCCGCGCACCGCATTGCGCCGCCTGGCCATGGGCAGCCATCCGGATTTCGAGCTGGAAGCCGGTGATACCGTGATCTTCAGCGCCCGCGCCATTCCGGGTAACGAGGAAGCTATTGAGGCTCTGATCGACCGGCTTCGGGCAATGGGCGTCACCGTGATTACCGCCGAGCAATCGGCCGTGCCAATTCACGCCTCCGGCCACCCGGCCCAGGAAGAGCTTCAGGCCATGTACCAGTGGGTGCGGCCGAAGATCGCCATTCCGGTGCATGGAGAGGGTGAGCACATGGATGCCCATGCGCAACTTGCCAAAGGCGTTGGCGTCTCGAAAACCCTGGTTGGGCGCAATGGTGACCTGTTCATGATCCGGCCGGTGCCGGGCATGCGCCGGCAGATTGCCGAGACCGGTCGGCTGGGGTGGGACAAGCAGGAGCTGGTCCGGGTTGAGTGA
- a CDS encoding hotdog fold thioesterase has protein sequence MAIWTRTPNLESFMESSKNTAVGHMGIEYLEVGDDYVKGRMPVDERTVQPFGILHGGASVLLAETLGSMAANCCLKSPDTVAVGLDINANHLRPVSKGWVYGTATALHIGSTTQVWEIRLENEEGKSTCISRLTMAVTKLPGR, from the coding sequence ATGGCTATCTGGACCCGCACCCCGAATCTTGAATCGTTCATGGAATCCAGTAAAAACACCGCAGTCGGTCACATGGGGATCGAGTATCTGGAAGTTGGCGACGACTATGTCAAAGGCCGTATGCCGGTGGACGAGCGCACTGTCCAGCCATTTGGCATCCTCCACGGCGGTGCGTCGGTACTGCTGGCGGAAACCCTGGGGAGCATGGCGGCCAACTGCTGCCTGAAGAGCCCCGACACGGTGGCAGTGGGCCTGGACATCAACGCCAACCACCTGCGCCCGGTCAGCAAGGGCTGGGTATACGGTACCGCAACGGCGCTGCACATCGGCAGTACCACTCAGGTTTGGGAAATCCGCCTGGAGAACGAGGAGGGCAAGTCCACCTGTATTTCCAGGCTGACCATGGCGGTGACCAAGCTGCCGGGCCGCTAA
- a CDS encoding sulfite exporter TauE/SafE family protein: MDDISLLQVLLANAALLAGACLQGVAGYGIGTLAAPLLFLISPILLPAPLILNASVLTVLMLVRNRGALAIREVRFAIWGGAIGTILAALILLVLSPKGFELIFGILILTGVALSVGGLRPALNARNSVIAGAASTFMGTITAVGGPPIAMIYQNQKGPLVRANMSAFFLTASFFSLAALLFSGYLGLRELRLFGLTFPGMLIGFWLSGHLVHRMPANGLRPVILIIAAVAGIAALVRGLMSL, translated from the coding sequence TTGGATGATATAAGCCTGCTACAGGTTCTTCTCGCAAATGCCGCTCTTCTGGCCGGTGCCTGCCTGCAGGGCGTAGCCGGTTATGGCATTGGCACCCTGGCGGCACCGCTGCTGTTTCTGATCAGCCCCATACTGTTGCCTGCACCACTGATCCTGAATGCGTCGGTGCTGACGGTGTTGATGCTGGTCCGTAACCGGGGTGCCCTGGCGATCCGGGAAGTGCGATTTGCGATCTGGGGCGGAGCCATCGGGACGATCCTGGCGGCGCTGATCCTCCTGGTGCTGTCACCGAAAGGCTTTGAACTGATTTTCGGCATCCTGATCCTGACCGGCGTGGCCCTGAGTGTTGGCGGCCTGCGCCCGGCCCTGAATGCCCGCAACAGTGTCATTGCCGGGGCCGCCTCCACTTTTATGGGCACCATCACCGCCGTGGGCGGCCCGCCCATCGCGATGATCTACCAGAATCAGAAGGGCCCGCTGGTGCGCGCCAACATGTCAGCGTTCTTCCTGACCGCAAGTTTCTTCAGCCTGGCGGCCCTGCTGTTCTCCGGGTATCTGGGGCTCCGGGAACTGCGCCTGTTCGGACTCACCTTTCCGGGCATGCTCATCGGTTTCTGGCTGTCCGGTCACCTGGTGCACCGGATGCCCGCCAACGGGCTTCGGCCCGTGATCCTGATCATCGCAGCCGTCGCCGGCATTGCCGCCCTCGTGCGAGGCTTGATGTCGCTGTGA
- a CDS encoding type 1 glutamine amidotransferase domain-containing protein — translation MKILMVLTSHDQMGDTGHKTGFWLEEFTAPYYVFRDAGAEITIASPKGGQPPVDPNSEGEDALTETTRRFQADAHAKESLASTKKLADVDMNDFDAVFYPGGHGPLWDLVNDQKSIEVIKTAYEQDKVIGAVCHAPAVFRDVEVKPGQNIVGGRNVTGFSNSEEEVVGLTNVVPFLLEDMLKEKTGTYTCGDDFTPHIVVDGKLITGQNPPSSEGTAKAVIQALQEG, via the coding sequence ATGAAAATTTTGATGGTTCTGACCTCCCACGACCAGATGGGCGATACAGGTCACAAGACGGGCTTTTGGCTCGAAGAGTTCACCGCGCCCTATTACGTCTTTCGGGATGCCGGTGCCGAGATTACTATTGCCTCCCCGAAAGGTGGTCAGCCGCCGGTTGATCCCAACAGTGAGGGAGAAGACGCGCTGACCGAAACCACCCGTCGATTCCAGGCCGACGCTCACGCCAAGGAATCACTGGCCAGCACCAAAAAGCTGGCAGACGTGGACATGAACGATTTTGACGCCGTGTTCTATCCCGGCGGCCATGGCCCGCTGTGGGATCTGGTCAACGACCAGAAATCCATTGAGGTGATCAAGACCGCGTACGAACAGGACAAAGTGATCGGTGCGGTCTGCCACGCCCCCGCAGTATTCCGGGATGTGGAAGTGAAGCCGGGTCAGAACATTGTTGGCGGCCGCAACGTGACCGGCTTCAGCAACAGCGAGGAAGAAGTGGTTGGCCTGACCAACGTTGTGCCCTTCCTGCTGGAAGACATGCTGAAGGAAAAAACCGGCACCTACACCTGCGGTGACGACTTCACGCCACACATCGTGGTAGACGGCAAGCTGATCACCGGTCAGAACCCGCCCTCCTCGGAAGGCACCGCCAAGGCGGTGATCCAGGCCCTGCAGGAAGGCTAA
- a CDS encoding substrate-binding periplasmic protein — MGAWKLLLLTLLALPAWAQHGAGAVEPQTVTVGISHTPPYRVVEDGVRSGLYVDVFEAITAHLGWTVRYREAPIRRALLLIQQGEVDVVLGPRRTEDREQYLDYAIPAFSSERHLFFYQTDTQRIERYEDLYGRVIGVVEGASYFPRFDADEKILKESAPRYENLMLMLERGRVDVVVAPEVVGQYTANRLGLRVSVSPFSVPGERRYIAVSKYSAAHDYVDDLRHALELDELDAIYRKHAADYLDKAAQ, encoded by the coding sequence ATGGGCGCATGGAAACTGCTCCTGCTTACGCTGCTCGCGCTGCCAGCGTGGGCGCAACATGGCGCGGGAGCCGTCGAACCGCAGACTGTCACTGTTGGGATCAGTCATACCCCGCCCTATCGTGTGGTCGAAGATGGCGTGCGCTCCGGGCTCTATGTTGACGTGTTCGAGGCGATCACCGCCCATCTGGGCTGGACTGTGCGCTACCGGGAAGCCCCTATCCGTCGTGCGCTTCTCCTGATTCAGCAGGGGGAGGTGGATGTTGTGCTAGGACCCAGGCGAACGGAGGATCGGGAGCAGTATCTGGATTATGCCATCCCGGCGTTTTCATCCGAGCGTCACCTGTTCTTCTATCAGACCGACACCCAACGCATCGAACGCTACGAAGACCTCTACGGACGCGTTATTGGTGTGGTGGAGGGGGCCAGCTATTTCCCTCGGTTCGATGCTGACGAAAAAATCTTGAAGGAGTCCGCGCCCCGGTATGAAAACCTGATGTTGATGCTGGAGCGGGGACGTGTCGACGTTGTGGTGGCGCCAGAAGTGGTCGGCCAGTACACCGCAAACCGCCTGGGTTTGAGGGTGTCGGTATCGCCGTTCTCGGTGCCCGGTGAGCGTCGCTACATCGCGGTGTCAAAGTATTCGGCGGCTCATGACTACGTGGACGACCTTCGCCATGCACTTGAGCTGGATGAGCTTGATGCCATCTATCGCAAACACGCTGCAGACTATCTGGATAAAGCCGCTCAATGA
- the benC gene encoding benzoate 1,2-dioxygenase electron transfer component BenC, with protein MSYNIALNFEDGVTRFVSCNDGETVLDAAYRAQINLPMDCSDGVCGTCKGACHQGDFDMGEEYIDEALSDEEADRGMVLTCQMVPSSDCVVEVPVASTMCKTGNAEVTGTVAEVNLISPTSIELKIAADDDIAFLPGQYVNIQVPDTEETRAYSFSSKPGSRDLSFLIRNVPGGLMSSWLVGKARTGDKVTLTGPMGSFYLRPVERSILMLAGGTGLAPMLAKLEYLKVHGCDQPTHLVYGVSNDDDLVCLDILDRFAAELDNFSYVTVVSGEDSDHPRKGYVTEHMDEAPLNDGDVDVYLCGPPPMVDSVLGFFREQGIEPNSFHYEKFTPSAPAAKENVA; from the coding sequence ATGAGTTACAACATTGCGCTTAACTTTGAAGACGGCGTGACCCGGTTCGTTTCCTGCAATGACGGTGAAACGGTCCTGGATGCCGCCTACCGCGCGCAGATCAACCTGCCGATGGACTGCTCCGACGGCGTTTGTGGTACCTGCAAAGGTGCCTGCCACCAGGGCGACTTCGACATGGGCGAGGAGTACATCGACGAAGCCTTGTCAGACGAGGAAGCGGACCGTGGCATGGTACTGACTTGCCAGATGGTGCCCTCCAGCGATTGTGTGGTGGAAGTCCCGGTTGCCTCAACTATGTGCAAGACCGGCAATGCCGAAGTGACCGGAACGGTGGCGGAGGTGAACCTGATCTCGCCAACGTCGATCGAGCTGAAGATCGCTGCGGACGACGACATAGCTTTCCTCCCCGGGCAGTACGTGAACATCCAGGTGCCCGACACCGAGGAAACGCGCGCCTACTCCTTCAGCTCCAAACCTGGCAGCCGGGACCTGAGCTTCCTGATTCGCAACGTGCCGGGTGGTCTGATGAGCTCATGGTTAGTGGGCAAGGCGCGCACCGGGGATAAGGTGACATTGACCGGGCCCATGGGCAGTTTCTACTTGCGCCCGGTTGAGCGGTCGATCCTGATGCTGGCGGGCGGCACTGGCCTGGCACCGATGCTGGCGAAACTGGAGTATCTGAAGGTCCACGGTTGTGATCAACCGACTCATCTGGTGTATGGCGTCAGCAATGACGACGACCTGGTGTGCCTGGATATCCTGGATCGCTTTGCTGCGGAGCTGGACAACTTCAGCTACGTCACGGTGGTGTCCGGAGAGGACAGCGATCACCCACGTAAGGGCTATGTCACCGAACACATGGACGAGGCGCCGCTCAATGATGGCGATGTCGATGTCTACCTGTGCGGGCCACCGCCGATGGTGGATTCCGTGCTCGGGTTTTTCCGGGAGCAGGGCATCGAGCCGAATTCGTTCCACTACGAGAAGTTCACGCCCAGTGCGCCTGCGGCCAAGGAGAACGTCGCATGA
- a CDS encoding acyl-CoA thioesterase: MTDHIELPFRFRFRVRYGECDAQGVVFNARYADFVDIAVNEYIRTLFGDYQRLLDQDLDIQVVSLTVNWKAPAKFDDVLEARIRAGRIGNTSFALHLEFYRFGEEQLIADADITYVMIQPSMMAKVAVPGTIRELLEAGAPGVLISHAGEQVQEG, from the coding sequence ATGACCGATCACATCGAACTGCCATTTCGTTTCCGATTCCGCGTGCGTTACGGCGAGTGTGACGCCCAGGGCGTGGTGTTCAATGCCCGCTATGCGGACTTTGTCGACATCGCCGTGAACGAGTACATCCGTACCCTGTTTGGGGATTACCAGCGGCTGCTGGATCAGGACCTGGATATTCAGGTGGTGAGCCTGACGGTGAACTGGAAAGCACCGGCAAAGTTTGACGACGTGCTGGAAGCCCGCATTCGGGCAGGGCGAATCGGCAACACGTCGTTCGCGCTGCATCTGGAGTTCTATCGGTTTGGTGAGGAGCAGTTGATCGCCGACGCCGACATCACCTATGTGATGATTCAGCCGTCAATGATGGCAAAAGTGGCGGTGCCGGGAACGATCAGGGAATTACTGGAGGCGGGAGCACCCGGCGTGCTGATAAGCCACGCCGGGGAGCAAGTACAGGAGGGCTGA
- a CDS encoding YchJ family protein has protein sequence MRSRYSAFVVGQADYLLATWHSSTRPGELSLEQSPEWVSLTILDSSEVGDAGQVHFRAVHRVAEGWGYLEERSEFVREQGRWLYVTGDTSEGQLKPGRNDRCPCGSGRKYKACCL, from the coding sequence ATGCGGTCACGGTACAGTGCCTTTGTGGTCGGACAGGCCGACTATCTGCTGGCCACCTGGCACTCCAGTACCCGGCCGGGTGAGCTGAGTCTGGAACAGTCGCCAGAGTGGGTGTCGTTAACCATTCTCGACAGTTCCGAGGTTGGGGATGCGGGCCAGGTCCACTTCAGGGCCGTGCACCGGGTCGCCGAAGGCTGGGGCTATCTGGAAGAGCGGTCTGAGTTTGTGCGTGAACAGGGCCGGTGGTTGTACGTCACTGGAGATACCAGCGAGGGCCAGTTAAAACCCGGACGCAACGACCGTTGTCCCTGTGGCAGTGGCAGGAAATACAAAGCCTGCTGTCTGTAG
- the benD gene encoding benzoate diol dehydrogenase BenD yields MKARFTDKVMVITGAAQGIGKRVAELAAAEGARLVLVDIADYVQGVAAELRDQGADAVAVLANLETWAGAETVMAEAQKQYGRIDILVNNVGGTIWAQPFEHYTPEQIEKEIQRSLFTTLWSCRAVLPYMLKQNGGVIVNVSSVATRGLMRVPYGAAKGGVNAMTVNMAYEYASHNIRVNAAAPGGTEAPPRLTPRNAKEQSEQEKAWYQSLIDQTTENSFMHRYGTLDEQAEPILFLASDASSYMTGTVLPVAGGDLG; encoded by the coding sequence ATGAAAGCCCGCTTCACCGACAAGGTTATGGTGATTACTGGCGCTGCCCAGGGAATTGGCAAGCGAGTCGCCGAACTGGCGGCTGCCGAAGGCGCCCGGCTGGTGTTGGTTGATATTGCTGATTATGTGCAGGGCGTTGCAGCCGAACTCCGTGACCAGGGTGCTGATGCTGTGGCGGTGCTGGCCAACCTGGAAACCTGGGCCGGTGCTGAAACGGTGATGGCCGAGGCGCAAAAGCAGTACGGACGCATTGATATCCTGGTCAACAATGTCGGCGGTACGATCTGGGCGCAGCCTTTCGAACACTACACCCCGGAGCAGATTGAAAAGGAAATCCAGCGCTCGCTGTTCACCACCTTGTGGAGTTGTCGCGCTGTCTTACCTTACATGCTGAAGCAAAACGGTGGCGTGATTGTGAACGTGTCATCGGTGGCCACCCGGGGCCTGATGCGAGTGCCTTATGGTGCCGCCAAGGGCGGTGTGAATGCCATGACCGTGAATATGGCGTACGAGTATGCCTCTCACAATATTCGCGTAAATGCGGCGGCGCCGGGCGGTACCGAGGCACCCCCGCGGCTGACACCTCGCAACGCCAAGGAACAGAGCGAACAGGAAAAGGCCTGGTACCAGTCGCTGATAGACCAGACCACGGAAAACAGCTTCATGCATCGCTATGGAACCCTGGACGAACAGGCGGAACCTATCCTGTTCCTCGCATCGGATGCGTCATCTTACATGACCGGCACCGTCCTGCCTGTGGCAGGCGGAGACCTGGGTTAA
- a CDS encoding benzoate/H(+) symporter BenE family transporter translates to MAAFTKDLSLSAVVAGFLAVLVSYSGPLAIFFQAGNSAGISPEMMTSWVWAISMGAAISGIVLSLWLKAPIVTAWSAPGTALLVTLFPELTLNEAVGAYITAALIIFLIGITGTFDAFVRAIPKGIAAGMMAGILFQFGVGAFASIETTPALALGMVVAYVVFRRLLPKYTLVLLLITGVILAVVLEGASLSGVRWSLAVPQFISPEWNLESTLSLAIPLVLVSLTGQFLPGMAILNGAGYHVKAKPVIGVASLVSLPMAVFGGITTVVAAITAAICTGEDAHKDPSKRYVAGVANGVFYLVGGLFAGTIVSLFTSLPAAFVAVLAGLALLGAIAGNLFSALEDASHREASLIAFIVTASGLSLYGLSSAFWGVVIGYGCYLVLNGGGSRKT, encoded by the coding sequence ATGGCCGCATTCACGAAAGACCTGTCTTTATCTGCAGTTGTCGCCGGTTTTTTGGCTGTGCTGGTGTCTTACTCCGGCCCATTGGCTATCTTTTTCCAGGCTGGCAACAGCGCCGGTATCTCTCCGGAAATGATGACATCCTGGGTTTGGGCTATTTCCATGGGCGCCGCTATCTCGGGTATTGTCCTGAGCCTATGGCTCAAAGCCCCGATTGTGACTGCATGGTCTGCGCCCGGTACGGCGTTGCTGGTCACCCTATTCCCTGAACTCACCCTGAACGAGGCCGTTGGCGCCTACATTACCGCCGCTCTCATCATCTTCCTGATCGGTATTACCGGAACCTTCGATGCCTTTGTGCGTGCCATTCCGAAAGGTATTGCCGCTGGCATGATGGCCGGGATCCTGTTCCAGTTCGGGGTTGGTGCATTTGCGTCGATTGAAACTACCCCTGCGCTGGCGCTGGGAATGGTCGTCGCCTATGTGGTGTTCAGGCGCCTGTTGCCAAAATATACCCTGGTGCTGTTGCTCATTACCGGCGTGATTCTGGCGGTGGTTCTGGAAGGCGCCTCGCTGTCAGGCGTGCGCTGGAGTTTAGCTGTACCGCAATTCATCAGCCCGGAATGGAATCTGGAATCCACCCTGAGTCTGGCGATTCCGCTGGTTCTGGTGAGTCTGACCGGGCAGTTTCTGCCGGGCATGGCCATCCTTAACGGCGCTGGTTATCACGTCAAAGCGAAACCGGTTATCGGGGTTGCCAGTCTGGTGTCGCTGCCAATGGCTGTTTTTGGTGGTATCACCACCGTGGTGGCGGCTATCACCGCTGCGATTTGTACTGGCGAGGATGCCCACAAGGATCCGTCCAAACGCTATGTAGCCGGGGTTGCCAATGGTGTGTTCTATCTGGTCGGAGGGCTTTTTGCTGGCACTATCGTCAGTCTGTTTACCTCACTGCCGGCGGCATTTGTTGCGGTGTTGGCGGGCCTTGCCTTGCTGGGTGCAATTGCCGGTAACCTGTTTTCGGCATTGGAAGATGCCAGTCACCGGGAGGCGTCGCTGATCGCCTTCATCGTGACCGCCTCCGGACTGTCGTTGTACGGGTTGTCGTCTGCTTTCTGGGGTGTTGTCATCGGCTATGGGTGTTACCTGGTGCTCAATGGCGGCGGTAGCAGAAAAACCTGA